Genomic window (Chryseobacterium bernardetii):
GAACTTCGGGCAGAAGCTATCCGGAATAATATCAATATAAGTAAAAAAGAAAATGATCAGGGCAATGTAGCAGAAGGATACAGTCAGCTGGCAGATGTTAATATACAGCAGAAAGATATTTACAAAGCAGAGGAAAACCTGAATAATGCCTATCAGATTTCAAAAAAAGAAGCACCACAGCAGGCGTTGGCAATTAATCAGAAACTGGCAGATCTTTATGTTGAAAATAAAAACTTTGATAAAGCTATTGAAGCCAAAAAGAAAGTCTTAAAGGAAAATTTTGTAAAGGAAAATTCACAGGAGAAAGTTAATCAGATTCAGGAACTGGCCGATATTTATATTAAAAAGAATAATCCTAAAGAAGCAGTGGACCTTTTAAAAAACGCATATGGTATTGCTTTGGATAAAGGCCATACGCTGGAAGCTCAGAAGAGTGTAAAAAAACTGGACAGCTTATATGCTATTTCAGGAAATGTTGATGCTTCAGTGCAGCTGTACAGAGACTTTTTGAGTAAACTTCCCAGTCTGGTTTCTAAAGACAGAAGTTTGGTTGACAATAAGATTTTGGAAGATACGGAACAGAGGATTTCCCAGCTGGAAAAGGAGAAAGAATTAAAAGATGAGCTTATCCGCAAGAAAAATATCTTCAACTATGGTCTAATAGGTGTTCTGATCTTACTGACTGGTCTCATTGTTTTTATTTTCAGGACTTTAAAGAAGGTTCAGGTTAAAAATAAAAAAATAGCGCTCCAGTCGCTCAGGCGGGAGATGAACCCACACTTTATTTTTAACAGTTTAAACAGTGTCAATCACTTTATTGCTACTAATAATGAATTGGAAGCTAACCAGTATCTTACAAGGTTTTCAAAGCTGATGCGGGGAGTAATGGAAAACTCTACGGATGATTTTATTCCTTTCCAACAGGAGCTGGATCTCTTACAGAACTATCTGGCATTGGAAAAAACACGTTTTGCAGATAAATTTGATTATGAAATTGATGTAGATGAAAGCTTGAATCTTCAAAGCCTGCAGGTTCCGGGGATGCTTGTACAGCCTTTCCTGGAAAATGCTATCTGGCACGGATTGCGTTACAGGACAGAAAAAGGATTTTTAAAATTAAGCTTTGAGAAAAGCGAACAATATCTGAAAATTACCATTGAAGATAATGGAATAGGAATTGAAGAAAGTAAAAAACAGAAAACCCGGCATCAGAAAACCCGCGAGGGGAGAGGAATGAAAAATACCCTGGAAAGGATTCAGCTGCTGAATGATCTGTACAAAAAAAATATTACCTGCTCTGTAAAAGATAAAGAGAATAACAGTGGCGTTTTGGTTACCATTCAAATTAATCTGGCATAAAAGAATACCATGAAAAGAAGTATATTTCTGTTTACCCTGATGATGAGCCTGTTTTCCGGATTTATATCCGCTCAGGATATTGACAGTATCAGATTAACTCATATTCTGAAAAGCCTGAAGATTGATAAAACAAAGATAAGAGAGGAACTCTGCGTGGAAAAGAAAATGCCCAATGCGGAAGATTCTTATATTGCGGTTATCCCTGTGGTTGTAAATCAGGATCAGGAAGATTATGTTTTTACCGTTCAGAACTATATTCTCATTACAGATATCAATGGAAACATCAAGAATAAATATTTAGACCCAACAGAACTGAATTCTGATGCTGTTTATCTGAGAAGTTTTGCCATTGATACCGGATTGTACAATATCAGTGCGGGCATCAGGGCATTCGGAGTAAAGGCAGATTTCGTAGGAAACAGTAAGCCCAATCCTTATGCTTCGGGTACAATCTCAATGTATTACGCAGAAGGGAAAACCCTTAAAAAAATTCTTGACCAGTTTGAACTGGATTCTTCAAGAGGTGAGTGGGATACCCGTTGTAACGGGGAGTTCGAAGACAACCATTCCTATATTATGATGGATTCTTCCAAAACCAATAATTTTACTGATCTTAAAATAAAGACCGTCTCTGTAACCATAATAAACGAAGAAATAAAAGAGGAATGTAATACTAAAGAAACCTCAAAGACAACTTATAAGACATTGAAGTTTAAAAACGGGAAATACCAATAGTACATAGCTGTAACTTATTAATATTAAAATCCAATGAAGATCAAAGCCGTAATTGTAGATGATGAACTGATCGCAAGAGAAGTCTTGAGAAGCTATCTCACCAAATACTGCCCACAGGTAGAAATTCTGGGAGAAGCGGAAAATATTAAAGAAGCTGTCCCTTTAATTGCTGAAAAGCAGCCTCAATTGGTTTTTTTAGACGTAGAAATGCCTTTTGGAAATGCTTTTGATGTCTTGGAAGCTACCAAAGAATTTTCCTATGAAACGATTTTCATTACTGCATTTTCGCAATACTCTTTACAGGCTTTAAATAAGTCTGCAAGTTATTATATTCTAAAACCTATTGATATTCAGGAACTCATTCTGGCAGTTAACAAAGTTGCAGAAAGCATAGAAAAACAGGAAGAACTCAACCGGAATAAAATTCTGTTGGAAAACTTAAAATTAAAACCTGAAAAACAACAGCTTATCCTTCCAACATTGCAGGGATTTGACGTGGTAAAAACAGAAGATATAATAAGGCTTCAGGCAGACGGAAACTTTACCCAGGTTTATCTTACGGATGGCTCAAAGAAAATGGTGTGCAGGTTTTTGAAACATTTTGATGATCTTCTGGAAAATCCCTTTGTAAGGGTACACCGTTCTCATATCATCAATACATCATTTGTAAAATCTTACCATAAAAGCGGAACAGTAATGCTTGCCGATGACATGGAAATAGAGGTTTCAGGAAGCTTTAAAGACAATTTTCTGAAGGTCTTTTCCTAGAAATTATTGTTCCTTAACAGCCTTA
Coding sequences:
- a CDS encoding tetratricopeptide repeat-containing sensor histidine kinase; translation: MKLVFKILFILILMVGNNFSAQDTAKVSQAVRSVAKLRKAVDKNDDKGVADTYVTMGTDYYNQGNYAKSEEYLVKAKALYQKLNDKKSLETVTRKLAQSQEKQNKIAPALSNYSMAAQMSYSEKSKTVNSNDVARLSSPTPELRAEAIRNNINISKKENDQGNVAEGYSQLADVNIQQKDIYKAEENLNNAYQISKKEAPQQALAINQKLADLYVENKNFDKAIEAKKKVLKENFVKENSQEKVNQIQELADIYIKKNNPKEAVDLLKNAYGIALDKGHTLEAQKSVKKLDSLYAISGNVDASVQLYRDFLSKLPSLVSKDRSLVDNKILEDTEQRISQLEKEKELKDELIRKKNIFNYGLIGVLILLTGLIVFIFRTLKKVQVKNKKIALQSLRREMNPHFIFNSLNSVNHFIATNNELEANQYLTRFSKLMRGVMENSTDDFIPFQQELDLLQNYLALEKTRFADKFDYEIDVDESLNLQSLQVPGMLVQPFLENAIWHGLRYRTEKGFLKLSFEKSEQYLKITIEDNGIGIEESKKQKTRHQKTREGRGMKNTLERIQLLNDLYKKNITCSVKDKENNSGVLVTIQINLA
- a CDS encoding PA3715 family protein, which codes for MKRSIFLFTLMMSLFSGFISAQDIDSIRLTHILKSLKIDKTKIREELCVEKKMPNAEDSYIAVIPVVVNQDQEDYVFTVQNYILITDINGNIKNKYLDPTELNSDAVYLRSFAIDTGLYNISAGIRAFGVKADFVGNSKPNPYASGTISMYYAEGKTLKKILDQFELDSSRGEWDTRCNGEFEDNHSYIMMDSSKTNNFTDLKIKTVSVTIINEEIKEECNTKETSKTTYKTLKFKNGKYQ
- a CDS encoding LytR/AlgR family response regulator transcription factor, with product MKIKAVIVDDELIAREVLRSYLTKYCPQVEILGEAENIKEAVPLIAEKQPQLVFLDVEMPFGNAFDVLEATKEFSYETIFITAFSQYSLQALNKSASYYILKPIDIQELILAVNKVAESIEKQEELNRNKILLENLKLKPEKQQLILPTLQGFDVVKTEDIIRLQADGNFTQVYLTDGSKKMVCRFLKHFDDLLENPFVRVHRSHIINTSFVKSYHKSGTVMLADDMEIEVSGSFKDNFLKVFS